In the genome of Spirochaetia bacterium, one region contains:
- a CDS encoding ATP-grasp domain-containing protein encodes MDEEFTLDLIRDKALLDRLAPDKVFNLVETLDGSRLLHLAPAVFEDCMVPYTGGNQLGMLLSSDKLLGKEAMKLAGIPSPAYADCREIDPTLVGIPVIVKPRCEDASVGIDGNLQTFSTREEMQTFLVDHPQLFCEKYIDGREFNVSLLSHGNEVKIFPFAELRFIDYPSGKPRILDYDAKWTKDSFSYRHTVRTFKLEDFGQPMLDRMRRISLSCWKLFGAKGYMRVDFRVDGNDIHVLEVNVNPCIADDSGFVAAAAEAGIAYGDLVSALLGE; translated from the coding sequence ATGGATGAAGAATTTACCTTGGATCTTATAAGAGACAAGGCTTTGCTTGACCGACTGGCACCCGATAAAGTCTTCAATTTGGTCGAAACCCTAGATGGTAGCCGCCTGCTTCATCTGGCACCGGCCGTTTTTGAAGATTGCATGGTGCCATATACCGGTGGGAACCAATTGGGTATGTTGCTTTCTTCTGATAAACTGTTAGGTAAAGAAGCAATGAAGCTGGCTGGCATACCTTCACCGGCCTATGCTGACTGTAGGGAAATTGACCCGACGCTTGTAGGGATTCCTGTAATTGTCAAACCAAGGTGTGAAGATGCATCTGTCGGTATCGACGGCAACCTGCAGACTTTTTCCACCAGGGAAGAAATGCAGACTTTTCTGGTTGATCATCCGCAGCTTTTCTGTGAAAAATACATTGATGGCCGTGAATTCAATGTGTCATTGCTGTCCCACGGCAACGAGGTCAAGATATTTCCTTTTGCTGAACTGAGATTCATTGACTATCCTTCAGGCAAGCCGAGGATTCTGGACTATGATGCAAAATGGACCAAAGATTCCTTTTCGTACCGCCATACGGTCAGGACTTTCAAACTTGAAGATTTCGGACAGCCAATGCTTGACAGAATGCGCAGGATCAGTCTCTCTTGCTGGAAACTTTTTGGAGCGAAAGGCTACATGAGGGTAGATTTCAGAGTTGACGGAAACGACATCCATGTGCTTGAAGTAAATGTCAATCCCTGTATTGCAGATGACAGTGGTTTTGTAGCAGCAGCTGCTGAAGCAGGAATAGCATATGGCGATTTGGTTTCTGCTTTGTTAGGGGAATAA
- a CDS encoding D-alanine--D-alanine ligase: MIIGMTYDLKDDYRKAGYPEQLIAEFDNLQTIEALEAVFEKEGHQVIRIGGIRSLVAFLAKGSRCDIVFNICEGLHGMAREAQVPALLEAYGIPCVFSDAMVLALCLHKGMTKAVVARSGVPTPDYYMIAEEKDIAAVDLPFPLFLKPVGGGTGMGISSKSIVHDRDSLEKEARYQLKTFDQPVIAETVLEGREFTTGILGTGTSARCIASMEIVVDHKSDDGIYSYKTKQDYKECTTYHLVEDAQVNEQCEKVALGAWRALGCRDGGRVDLKMDCKGRVQFLEVNPLAGLNPIDSDLPMLARFVGMDYDHLIREIFSSALDRLGMKAR, encoded by the coding sequence ATGATCATCGGTATGACATATGATCTGAAAGATGACTATCGCAAGGCCGGCTATCCAGAACAGCTTATCGCTGAGTTTGACAACCTTCAGACGATAGAGGCATTGGAAGCTGTCTTTGAGAAAGAAGGTCATCAGGTAATCAGGATAGGTGGTATCAGGTCTTTGGTAGCATTTCTCGCAAAAGGCAGCAGGTGTGATATTGTATTCAATATCTGTGAAGGATTGCATGGAATGGCGCGGGAAGCACAGGTACCGGCATTGCTTGAAGCCTATGGGATACCCTGTGTATTTTCTGATGCCATGGTCCTTGCGTTGTGCCTGCATAAAGGAATGACCAAGGCCGTAGTTGCAAGAAGCGGGGTCCCTACTCCTGATTATTATATGATTGCGGAAGAAAAGGATATTGCGGCTGTTGATTTGCCATTTCCTTTGTTTCTGAAGCCCGTCGGCGGAGGGACAGGAATGGGGATCAGCAGCAAGTCCATAGTCCATGACAGAGACTCCTTGGAAAAAGAGGCAAGATATCAGCTGAAGACATTTGATCAGCCTGTCATTGCGGAGACTGTCTTGGAAGGACGTGAATTTACCACAGGAATCCTAGGCACCGGTACAAGTGCCCGCTGTATTGCAAGTATGGAAATTGTCGTTGATCATAAAAGTGACGATGGTATCTATTCCTATAAGACAAAGCAGGACTATAAGGAATGCACTACCTATCATCTTGTGGAAGATGCACAGGTAAATGAACAGTGTGAAAAAGTTGCTTTGGGTGCTTGGCGTGCACTTGGATGCCGAGATGGCGGAAGAGTCGACTTGAAGATGGATTGCAAGGGAAGGGTACAGTTCCTTGAAGTAAATCCTCTTGCAGGACTAAATCCGATTGATTCTGATCTTCCGATGCTGGCTCGTTTCGTCGGAATGGATTATGATCATCTGATCCGTGAAATCTTCTCAAGTGCCTTGGACAGATTAGGCATGAAGGCAAGATAA
- a CDS encoding KamA family radical SAM protein: MVSMAGLAASGEESPAPKQKQKKANHADEHVPYNNRVALSFRNRNITSFVQKYFPGTSMEEWNDWKWQISHRVTTLKEISRFITPTSDEKLALESNFRQFPFSITPYYLSVFDLDDLDDPLRKTVIPSIKESYSSPGESDDPLHEDGTSPVPGIVHRYPDRVLFLTTSFCSTYCRYCTRSRLVGGHTEALEQNWSAAIEYIRKTPQVRDVIISGGDPLTLCDEKIDWLLNELTSIPHIEMIRIGTKVPMVLPQRITPRLLDILKRYKPLYMSIHCTHPDEITEESAYAANSLADAGVVMGSQTVLLKGVNDSVPVMLELMHKLLQIRIRPYYLFQCDPITGSQHFRTTVDKGKQIIHGLRGFTSGYAVPQYVIDTPGGGGKVPIIPDYNAGCDKDNIYLYNYEGRKFAYPLPQTKRAAR, translated from the coding sequence ATGGTTTCTATGGCTGGACTTGCAGCTTCGGGAGAAGAATCACCTGCTCCCAAGCAAAAACAGAAAAAGGCGAATCATGCTGATGAGCATGTTCCCTACAACAATCGGGTTGCTCTTTCTTTCAGGAACCGCAACATAACTTCTTTCGTGCAGAAGTATTTTCCCGGCACGTCAATGGAAGAGTGGAATGACTGGAAATGGCAGATTTCCCACAGGGTCACCACTCTTAAGGAAATTTCACGCTTCATTACTCCGACATCAGATGAAAAATTGGCCTTGGAATCAAATTTCCGCCAGTTCCCTTTCTCAATTACCCCCTACTATCTTTCAGTATTTGATCTAGATGATCTTGACGATCCGCTCAGGAAGACCGTTATTCCTTCAATCAAGGAATCGTATTCCAGTCCTGGCGAAAGTGATGATCCATTGCATGAGGACGGAACCAGTCCTGTCCCCGGTATCGTACATCGTTATCCTGACCGGGTACTTTTCCTTACGACCAGTTTTTGTTCCACCTATTGTAGATATTGTACTCGCAGCAGGCTTGTCGGAGGTCATACAGAGGCATTGGAACAGAATTGGAGTGCGGCAATTGAGTATATAAGGAAAACGCCTCAAGTCCGTGATGTCATCATTTCTGGTGGTGATCCATTGACTTTGTGCGATGAGAAAATTGATTGGTTGCTCAATGAGCTGACCAGTATACCACATATCGAAATGATTCGTATCGGTACGAAGGTGCCGATGGTGTTGCCTCAGAGAATTACTCCTAGGTTGCTCGATATACTCAAACGTTACAAGCCGTTGTATATGAGTATCCATTGTACTCATCCAGATGAGATTACCGAAGAGTCCGCATATGCTGCCAACAGTCTTGCTGATGCAGGAGTCGTGATGGGGAGCCAGACCGTACTGCTCAAGGGTGTCAATGATTCTGTACCGGTAATGCTGGAACTCATGCATAAGCTGTTGCAGATACGCATACGTCCATACTATCTTTTCCAATGTGATCCGATTACCGGTTCCCAGCATTTCAGGACTACGGTAGATAAAGGCAAGCAGATCATCCATGGACTAAGAGGTTTTACAAGTGGCTATGCAGTGCCCCAATATGTAATTGATACCCCGGGTGGTGGTGGCAAGGTACCAATCATTCCTGATTACAATGCAGGATGTGATAAAGACAACATTTATCTTTACAACTATGAAGGCCGAAAATTTGCTTATCCTCTGCCGCAGACAAAGAGAGCTGCCAGATGA
- the coaE gene encoding dephospho-CoA kinase (Dephospho-CoA kinase (CoaE) performs the final step in coenzyme A biosynthesis.), with amino-acid sequence MKVTVIGLTGKACAGKNQYGRCLQEHGLLVIDVDKLGHEALDERRAEVGRLFPSVVTSEGQIDRRLLGNIVFKDKAALERLDAVIHPVVKQRCRQLIQEEQETSRRVVVLNAALLKRGGLDELCDEIIFVSALLWVRCRRSLARDRRGIMWFLHREWSQKDISKNSFHGKIPVIVFNNNSGVLNICRQVDDYCAILTKKNGFR; translated from the coding sequence TTGAAAGTAACTGTCATAGGACTGACTGGCAAAGCCTGTGCAGGAAAGAACCAATATGGCCGTTGCTTGCAGGAACATGGCCTGTTGGTCATAGATGTTGACAAGCTGGGACATGAAGCCCTGGATGAAAGAAGAGCCGAAGTAGGCCGGCTGTTTCCTTCTGTCGTGACCTCTGAGGGACAGATTGACAGACGATTGCTTGGAAATATTGTGTTCAAGGATAAAGCGGCATTGGAAAGGCTTGATGCAGTCATTCATCCTGTAGTCAAGCAACGTTGCAGGCAACTGATTCAGGAAGAACAGGAAACTTCAAGAAGGGTTGTCGTGCTGAATGCCGCATTGCTGAAAAGAGGAGGATTGGACGAACTGTGTGATGAAATAATTTTTGTTTCTGCCTTGCTATGGGTACGTTGTCGCCGATCTCTTGCAAGGGATAGGAGAGGCATCATGTGGTTCCTGCATCGGGAGTGGTCGCAGAAAGATATTTCAAAAAACTCATTTCATGGGAAAATACCTGTCATTGTCTTCAATAATAACAGTGGAGTACTGAATATTTGTCGACAAGTTGACGACTATTGTGCTATACTGACCAAAAAGAATGGATTTAGGTAG
- the polA gene encoding DNA polymerase I translates to MSKEPSLFDEEDLDQEKLAQEKTPSVKIVHTPVVVEESQMKQAMKTVLDEGGEAQLRKKLYIIDGFGLIFRSYFAFITHPIFDLEGNNFSAVFGFFHSLSLVLREYAPDYLVVALDSKGPTFRHGMYPQYKANREAAPEELLEQIPKVIDLLGTMGIPTLAKQGLEADDIIATLCQEADDHGLDSVLFTSDKDLLQLVDAHVTALRPAKKVQGQYQLFTEKEVYEEFGVRVDQIVDYLSLVGDTADNVPGVKGIGAKGAVKLLGAFDTLENLYANLPKLTKAQRARLEEGREAAFLSKQLITLRRDPELAGCFDAASYSLDSCDFGAVLPVFEKAGAKSLVQSYANLLNNGARQVAKNKIEQSRDKILDELQESASVACPDRLQGPGMLHPVTSLEELDALLSSIAGRGGLMAFDTETTSPDDMAATLVGFSFTDHSKEAWYFPLVCGGVRVQQDDGVRKVLKTYLEGGKIAVIGQNIKYDYKVLKRFGVTIRTIAYDTLIAAWLLDSTANVYNMDALAAKYLHYQTVAFSDVVPDGGLFSDVPLESAVRYAAEDSDVTYRLYEYLELALPEKQKKVFNEMELPLIRLLAEMELAGIRLDPQRLERLSKSYAEKIAILEKKIFGLCGHEFNLNSTQQLSVVLFEERKLQPGKKTRGGYSTATGVLEKLKNVDPLIPLILDYRTLTKLKSTYLDALPKLVNEQTGRIHTSFLQFGTATGRLSSRNPNLQNIPIRSEEGRRVRSAFRPEEGCLFLSADYAQIELVVLAHLSGDPALCKAFNDGVDVHRFTASLIFGKSMEEITSGERRIAKTINFGVMYGMSAFRLAGELEIKRSEAAAFIEAYFKRYSRVALFINKTVEQARKTGKVETMGGHVRHISTINSKNSVERAAAERIAVNTVIQGTAAEIMKKGMLRLAGTLKEHELASRILLQVHDEVILEVPAVEVEIVQPLVKEALEGAARLSIPLRASIEVGDDWGDFH, encoded by the coding sequence ATGAGTAAGGAACCCTCTTTGTTTGATGAGGAAGACTTGGATCAGGAAAAGCTTGCACAGGAAAAGACCCCTTCGGTCAAGATTGTGCATACACCTGTCGTAGTCGAAGAATCCCAGATGAAACAGGCTATGAAGACCGTATTGGATGAGGGAGGCGAAGCGCAGCTACGGAAAAAGCTTTATATCATAGATGGCTTTGGTCTCATATTCAGATCATATTTTGCCTTTATTACCCATCCCATATTTGATCTTGAAGGCAATAACTTTTCTGCAGTATTTGGTTTTTTCCATTCATTGTCCCTTGTGTTGAGAGAGTATGCACCGGATTATCTTGTTGTCGCCTTGGATTCCAAGGGGCCGACTTTCAGACATGGAATGTATCCCCAATACAAGGCAAACAGAGAAGCAGCTCCCGAAGAACTGTTGGAACAGATTCCGAAGGTAATTGACCTGCTTGGTACCATGGGTATCCCTACATTGGCAAAGCAGGGACTTGAGGCTGACGATATCATAGCGACCCTTTGCCAAGAGGCTGATGACCATGGTCTTGACAGCGTATTGTTTACTTCTGACAAGGACCTGCTGCAGTTGGTTGATGCGCATGTGACTGCTCTCAGACCGGCCAAGAAGGTACAGGGACAATATCAGCTGTTTACGGAAAAGGAAGTATATGAAGAATTCGGTGTCAGAGTTGACCAGATTGTCGATTACCTGTCTTTGGTCGGTGATACCGCTGACAATGTACCGGGAGTCAAGGGCATCGGAGCAAAGGGAGCTGTCAAGCTGCTGGGAGCGTTCGATACTTTGGAAAACTTATATGCTAATCTGCCGAAACTTACAAAGGCACAGCGGGCACGGCTTGAAGAGGGGCGTGAGGCTGCTTTTCTCAGCAAACAGCTGATTACGCTCAGAAGGGATCCTGAGCTTGCCGGTTGCTTTGATGCTGCGTCCTATAGCCTTGATTCCTGTGATTTCGGTGCAGTATTGCCCGTATTCGAAAAAGCAGGTGCAAAATCACTTGTACAATCGTATGCGAACCTTCTTAACAATGGCGCCCGTCAGGTAGCAAAAAACAAGATTGAGCAGTCCCGGGACAAGATATTGGATGAACTGCAGGAATCTGCTTCTGTTGCCTGCCCAGACCGTTTGCAGGGACCTGGGATGCTGCATCCTGTTACCAGCCTTGAAGAACTGGATGCTCTGCTGTCCTCAATTGCCGGCAGAGGTGGGTTGATGGCTTTCGATACGGAGACGACTTCACCTGATGATATGGCGGCTACTCTTGTCGGTTTCTCTTTTACCGACCACAGCAAGGAGGCTTGGTATTTTCCTTTGGTTTGCGGTGGAGTTCGGGTGCAGCAGGACGATGGTGTCAGAAAAGTACTCAAGACCTATCTGGAAGGGGGGAAGATTGCTGTCATAGGGCAGAATATAAAGTATGATTATAAGGTACTTAAACGTTTCGGAGTGACTATCAGGACAATTGCCTATGATACACTTATTGCTGCTTGGCTGTTGGATTCCACGGCCAATGTCTACAATATGGATGCATTGGCAGCAAAGTATCTCCATTACCAGACCGTTGCCTTTTCCGATGTCGTTCCTGACGGCGGCCTGTTCAGTGATGTGCCGCTTGAATCCGCAGTGAGATATGCTGCAGAAGACAGTGACGTTACCTACAGGCTCTATGAATATCTTGAACTTGCTTTGCCTGAAAAGCAGAAGAAGGTCTTCAATGAGATGGAACTCCCACTTATCAGGTTGCTGGCAGAAATGGAACTGGCTGGCATACGGCTTGATCCTCAGAGGCTGGAAAGACTGTCAAAATCCTATGCGGAAAAGATTGCCATTCTTGAAAAAAAGATTTTTGGTCTCTGTGGACATGAATTCAACCTCAACTCAACCCAACAGCTTTCTGTAGTTCTGTTTGAAGAAAGAAAACTGCAGCCAGGGAAGAAAACGAGAGGCGGTTATTCTACGGCGACAGGAGTATTGGAAAAACTGAAAAATGTAGACCCGCTCATCCCTTTGATTTTGGATTATCGTACTCTTACGAAATTGAAAAGTACTTATCTTGATGCCTTGCCTAAGTTGGTGAATGAACAGACTGGCAGGATCCATACTTCATTCCTACAGTTTGGAACTGCAACCGGCAGGTTGTCTTCCCGTAATCCGAATCTTCAGAATATTCCGATCAGAAGTGAAGAGGGAAGGCGTGTCCGCAGTGCTTTCCGTCCTGAGGAAGGATGTCTGTTCCTTTCAGCGGATTATGCCCAGATTGAACTGGTGGTCCTTGCTCATTTGAGTGGTGATCCGGCATTATGCAAGGCTTTCAACGACGGGGTCGATGTCCATAGGTTTACGGCTTCCTTGATCTTTGGCAAATCCATGGAAGAGATAACTTCCGGTGAAAGAAGAATTGCCAAGACCATTAATTTTGGCGTCATGTATGGTATGAGTGCATTTCGTCTTGCAGGGGAACTGGAAATAAAAAGAAGTGAGGCCGCAGCTTTCATAGAGGCTTATTTCAAGCGTTACAGCAGGGTTGCCCTTTTTATAAACAAGACTGTGGAACAGGCTAGGAAAACCGGTAAGGTTGAGACGATGGGAGGACATGTCCGGCATATATCGACGATCAACAGCAAGAACAGCGTTGAGCGGGCTGCTGCAGAAAGAATAGCAGTCAATACTGTCATTCAGGGTACTGCCGCAGAAATCATGAAGAAGGGTATGCTACGGTTAGCTGGTACCTTGAAAGAACATGAACTTGCTTCCAGAATATTGCTGCAGGTCCATGACGAGGTAATCCTTGAAGTTCCTGCCGTTGAAGTGGAGATCGTACAACCATTGGTCAAGGAAGCCCTTGAGGGCGCTGCCAGATTGTCCATACCTCTCCGTGCAAGCATAGAAGTCGGAGATGATTGGGGTGATTTCCATTGA
- a CDS encoding MBL fold metallo-hydrolase, whose translation MSLRITFLGTGTSHGVPMIGCTCSTCRSKDPRDKRLRSSLLLEKDGKRIIIDTGPEFRLQALRVGLDSLDAILYTHAHADHLNGIDDIRPLSRYHVLPLYGNETTIAQIRYRFSYAVDNAEKYGALPHLQTHVLRPYEICNICGFPVQPVVLFHGNIEDFGYRIGKMAYLTDCSRIPPETYPYLHDLDLLVLDALQHHDHPTHFNIFQAIEEARKIGARQTLFTHISHGLMHGRDSVLLPRNMAFAYDMLSLELSEEDGEHE comes from the coding sequence GTGAGTCTGAGAATTACTTTTCTCGGTACGGGTACCAGTCATGGAGTTCCTATGATCGGTTGCACTTGCAGTACATGCAGATCCAAGGACCCTAGGGACAAGAGGCTGAGAAGCAGCCTTTTGCTTGAAAAGGACGGGAAAAGAATCATAATTGACACAGGCCCAGAATTTCGGCTGCAAGCATTGCGTGTAGGATTGGATAGCCTGGATGCCATTCTTTACACACATGCTCATGCAGATCATCTCAACGGCATCGATGACATACGGCCTCTTTCACGCTATCATGTATTGCCGCTGTATGGCAATGAGACTACCATAGCTCAGATCCGCTACCGTTTTTCCTATGCTGTTGACAATGCGGAAAAGTATGGGGCCCTGCCTCATCTCCAGACGCATGTGCTTAGACCTTACGAAATATGTAACATCTGTGGTTTTCCTGTACAGCCGGTGGTCTTGTTTCATGGTAATATCGAGGATTTTGGTTATAGGATAGGAAAAATGGCTTATCTGACGGATTGCAGCAGGATCCCACCTGAGACCTATCCTTACTTGCATGATTTGGATCTGCTTGTACTTGACGCCTTGCAGCATCATGATCATCCGACACATTTCAACATTTTCCAGGCTATTGAAGAAGCAAGGAAGATAGGAGCAAGGCAGACGCTGTTTACGCATATCAGCCATGGGCTGATGCATGGCAGGGACAGTGTGCTTCTGCCGCGAAATATGGCTTTTGCCTATGATATGCTCAGTCTTGAACTGAGTGAAGAGGATGGAGAACATGAGTAA
- a CDS encoding NAD(+) synthase, producing MFDGFIKVATCSPVIHPADVSESENKIARAMLRAAAGSVKVLVLPELCLTGYTAADLFLQQTLQSRALGALSNLLELSRQTDDMVTLIGSPLVVEGRLYNCAILLQAGKILGIVPKQNLPNYQEFYEKRWFSVPAPGNRQINLLGQDVPFGTKLVFACQQIKDLVLGIEICEDLWVPLSPSLTHVMAGATMILNPSATDDLVSKDEYRRKLVCMQSAKCISGYVYAGAGCGESSTDLVFTGHSLICENGTLLAESMDQGEELTVSVIDVQKLALERRRMTTFFHDVEGYRTVSFDMSVEQTDLSCRAIATDPFVPDDDAVRQQRCEKILGLQAQGLCTRLQGAHCSHAVIGLSGGLDSTLALLVTVRAFRRAGFDLKGIHAVSMPCFGTTGRTRTNSMKLATALGVDFREIDITKAVRQHFKDIGQDEQRHDVTYENCQARERTQVLMDLSNKVGGLVVGTGDLSELALGWATYNGDHMSMYGVNASVPKTLVRHLVSYVASIETSEISQILLDIIDTPVSPELLPPTGEGTISQKTEDLVGPYILHDFFLYYFVRWGFSLSKISRLATQAFEGQYAPAVVNHWLSVFIKRFFQQQFKRSALPDGPKVGSVTLSPRGDWRMPSDAPLADWKNFRHWGEDQ from the coding sequence ATGTTTGACGGTTTTATAAAGGTAGCGACCTGCAGTCCTGTGATCCATCCTGCAGATGTCAGTGAAAGCGAAAATAAAATTGCGCGGGCGATGCTCCGTGCTGCGGCAGGGTCTGTAAAGGTGTTGGTATTGCCTGAACTTTGCCTTACCGGCTATACAGCCGCTGATTTGTTTCTTCAACAGACGTTACAGTCCCGGGCTTTGGGAGCTCTTTCCAATTTGCTGGAACTGAGCAGGCAGACGGACGATATGGTGACGTTGATAGGGAGTCCCCTTGTTGTCGAGGGGAGACTTTATAATTGTGCGATTTTGCTGCAGGCAGGAAAGATCCTGGGAATCGTACCTAAGCAGAATTTGCCGAACTATCAGGAATTCTATGAAAAACGGTGGTTCAGTGTTCCTGCTCCAGGAAACCGACAGATCAACTTGTTGGGTCAGGATGTACCTTTTGGTACAAAACTGGTGTTTGCCTGTCAGCAGATAAAGGATCTGGTACTTGGCATCGAAATCTGTGAGGACCTATGGGTACCTCTCAGTCCTAGTCTTACCCATGTAATGGCGGGGGCAACCATGATATTGAATCCTTCTGCAACCGATGATCTGGTCAGCAAGGATGAGTACCGACGTAAGCTTGTATGCATGCAGAGTGCCAAATGCATATCCGGCTATGTCTATGCAGGGGCTGGTTGCGGCGAGTCTTCTACCGATTTGGTGTTTACCGGTCATTCACTGATCTGTGAGAACGGAACGTTGCTTGCAGAAAGCATGGACCAGGGTGAAGAGTTGACTGTTTCAGTCATAGACGTGCAGAAACTGGCATTGGAAAGAAGACGTATGACTACCTTCTTCCATGATGTCGAAGGTTACAGGACTGTAAGTTTTGATATGTCCGTAGAACAGACCGATTTGTCTTGCAGGGCCATTGCGACTGATCCTTTTGTCCCTGATGATGATGCTGTCCGGCAACAGCGCTGTGAAAAGATCCTTGGCCTGCAGGCACAGGGACTGTGTACCAGATTGCAAGGTGCACATTGTTCACATGCAGTGATAGGGTTGTCCGGGGGATTGGATTCGACTCTTGCTTTGCTTGTTACGGTCCGGGCTTTCAGACGTGCTGGTTTCGATTTGAAGGGAATTCATGCGGTTTCCATGCCATGTTTCGGTACAACAGGAAGGACAAGAACAAATTCCATGAAGCTAGCAACGGCCTTGGGTGTTGATTTCAGGGAAATTGACATTACGAAAGCCGTCCGACAGCATTTCAAGGATATCGGGCAGGATGAACAGCGGCATGATGTCACCTATGAAAATTGCCAGGCAAGGGAACGGACCCAAGTGCTTATGGATCTTTCCAACAAAGTGGGGGGACTGGTTGTAGGTACCGGTGATCTTTCAGAGCTTGCATTAGGATGGGCAACCTACAACGGTGACCACATGTCAATGTATGGAGTCAATGCCTCTGTCCCTAAGACCTTGGTCCGCCATTTGGTCAGTTACGTAGCTTCCATTGAAACATCGGAAATTTCCCAAATATTGCTGGATATCATTGATACGCCCGTGAGTCCTGAATTGCTTCCGCCTACAGGCGAAGGAACCATTTCCCAGAAGACAGAGGACTTGGTGGGACCGTATATACTCCATGACTTTTTTCTGTACTATTTTGTCAGATGGGGTTTTTCCCTTTCAAAGATCAGCCGGCTTGCAACACAGGCTTTTGAAGGACAGTATGCACCAGCGGTGGTCAATCATTGGCTTTCTGTATTCATAAAGAGGTTTTTCCAGCAGCAGTTCAAGCGTTCCGCATTGCCTGATGGGCCTAAAGTCGGTTCAGTCACATTGAGTCCCCGTGGCGATTGGAGGATGCCTAGTGATGCCCCGCTTGCAGACTGGAAGAATTTCCGACATTGGGGAGAAGATCAGTGA
- a CDS encoding TolC family protein codes for MQRKILKVLPCLLLLFIPSLTAETLSLDEAIQLATAKSDAVAASQLDAASSKRTTQINHLLPSFSVDGSATATGQLFDLANLSTSQSYSLSTSLSASASFSTADSTPYTKKTEQLNSISADLSVLTEKQTVRSTVTADYWNVVSCRLSLEEAQKALANQQEIQDSNQAKYDDGSLGKVSLSESELALVQAKQTVDSDKASLEAATKTLEKEIGKDIDPDQLEDLMEMKEPKGEKDLYTLIPKTSAMQSLQNAIALSNIEYKSDNYDAKVPTMTTSASVGLSSKIDSDSENTAADSSSVSLTVSVPLDAYFKNSSTAISLENDKRSIDVASYNYQAELTTMQQQVTSYLTSIQSYLSKKDSLEKQLELYTYLETQQKESYDAGISSYSDYQDAILDRENSNIAILQNQLNYTLYLHDLACYLEASVDNILK; via the coding sequence ATGCAAAGAAAAATACTCAAGGTACTGCCATGCCTGCTCCTGCTGTTCATTCCTTCACTCACAGCGGAAACGCTGAGTCTGGACGAAGCGATACAGCTGGCAACAGCAAAAAGCGATGCTGTTGCGGCCTCACAGCTTGATGCTGCAAGCAGTAAGAGGACAACACAGATCAACCATCTGTTGCCTTCATTTTCCGTAGATGGCAGTGCAACAGCCACAGGGCAATTGTTTGACTTGGCAAACTTGTCAACCAGCCAAAGTTACTCATTGTCAACCTCTCTTTCGGCGTCTGCCAGCTTTTCAACTGCCGACAGTACCCCCTATACGAAGAAAACCGAACAATTGAATTCCATCTCTGCCGATTTGTCAGTATTGACGGAAAAGCAAACAGTAAGAAGTACGGTGACAGCCGATTATTGGAATGTGGTCTCTTGCAGGCTTTCCCTTGAAGAAGCACAGAAGGCTTTGGCAAACCAGCAGGAAATCCAAGATTCGAATCAGGCGAAATACGATGATGGGTCACTTGGCAAAGTTTCCCTAAGTGAAAGTGAATTGGCCCTTGTACAGGCAAAGCAGACTGTAGACAGTGACAAAGCCAGCTTGGAAGCGGCAACCAAAACACTTGAAAAGGAAATCGGCAAGGATATCGACCCTGACCAACTGGAAGATCTTATGGAAATGAAGGAACCGAAGGGAGAAAAGGATCTGTATACCCTGATTCCGAAAACCAGCGCCATGCAGTCCTTGCAGAATGCCATTGCCCTGAGCAATATTGAATACAAGAGCGACAACTATGATGCAAAGGTGCCGACTATGACAACTTCTGCCTCTGTAGGACTGAGCAGTAAGATTGACTCAGATTCAGAAAATACTGCAGCAGACAGTTCTTCCGTTTCTTTGACAGTCTCTGTGCCACTGGATGCCTATTTTAAAAACTCAAGTACAGCCATTTCATTGGAAAATGACAAGAGAAGCATCGATGTTGCATCGTATAACTATCAGGCTGAATTGACGACCATGCAACAGCAGGTTACCTCCTACCTTACTTCAATCCAAAGCTACCTGTCCAAGAAAGATTCCCTTGAAAAGCAACTTGAACTGTATACGTACTTGGAAACACAGCAAAAAGAATCATACGATGCAGGTATTTCCAGTTACAGTGACTACCAAGATGCTATTCTTGACAGGGAAAACAGCAACATAGCTATACTGCAGAATCAACTCAATTATACTTTGTATCTCCACGACCTCGCATGTTATCTTGAAGCGAGCGTTGACAATATATTGAAATAG